One genomic segment of Christensenellaceae bacterium 44-20 includes these proteins:
- a CDS encoding N-acyl homoserine lactonase family protein gives MKFYVLDTGYLDGEKDSVVHDTSREPDKSLLPMPVLAFLIEHPDGLILYDTGSNPKAMEGYWSKTMQRKFALHQTPQQRLEAQLALIGVRPEEIGRVILSHLHLDHTGGLPLFPHADVYVPSADYVNALLTIHSSSDPEQHGGYIWGDLTAPLKKVHLIEEDGEFLPGIEIVNLPGHTPGLLGLVLHCESGVYLLPQDAAYVSANYERPPILPRSPFDRALYAASIEKLHHLQEKYDATIIFPHDIGQFASLRKAPEFYE, from the coding sequence ATGAAGTTTTATGTGCTGGATACGGGATATTTGGATGGCGAAAAAGACAGCGTCGTGCACGATACCAGCCGGGAGCCGGATAAGAGCCTGCTTCCCATGCCTGTGCTGGCCTTTCTCATCGAGCATCCGGACGGCCTGATTCTCTATGATACGGGCAGCAACCCCAAGGCCATGGAGGGATATTGGTCCAAAACCATGCAGAGAAAATTCGCCCTGCACCAAACGCCCCAGCAGCGGCTGGAGGCACAGCTGGCGCTCATCGGCGTGCGGCCGGAAGAGATTGGCCGCGTCATCCTCTCGCATCTGCACCTGGATCACACGGGCGGCCTGCCGCTCTTCCCTCATGCGGACGTCTATGTCCCAAGCGCGGATTATGTGAACGCCCTGCTGACCATCCATTCCAGCTCGGACCCTGAACAGCACGGCGGCTATATCTGGGGAGATTTGACGGCTCCCCTCAAAAAAGTGCACCTGATAGAGGAAGACGGCGAATTTTTGCCCGGCATCGAGATCGTCAATCTGCCCGGCCATACGCCCGGCCTGCTCGGCCTGGTTCTGCACTGCGAAAGCGGCGTCTATCTGCTGCCCCAGGATGCGGCATACGTCTCCGCCAACTATGAGCGGCCGCCCATCCTGCCCCGCAGCCCCTTCGACCGCGCGCTGTATGCCGCCTCCATCGAAAAGCTGCACCATCTCCAGGAGAAATACGATGCGACCATCATCTTCCCGCACGATATCGGGCAGTTCGCCTCCCTGCGCAAAGCGCCGGAGTTCTACGAATAA